In a genomic window of Streptomyces katrae:
- a CDS encoding FadD3 family acyl-CoA ligase, whose protein sequence is MDRGGDHEHTGTNGSAPPAGVTAAGVTAAGATGGGATGGGVPPADEAPAGVAGGDGLARGVRPDGEGGAGEAAAGGFAGGFAGGGPGSGGGGPADPRGDLRWGTVAALVRDAARRHARREAVVDGRTRLDYAQLGERVERAAAACLAAGLEPGDRVAVWAPNTVDWIVSALGAVTAGAVLVPLNTRFKGAEAAYVLRRSRARLLFVTGTFLGTSYVASLRRAAAEGTGSGPLPGLPHLEQVVVLADDAPADFRTWKDFLAAGDDVPAAAVRARADAIAPDAPSDIIFTSGTTGSPKGAVITHAQTLRCYAVWSELAGLREGDRYLIVNPFFHTFGYKAGIIACLMRGATMVPQPVFNVDTVLANIAAERISVLPGPPTLHQSLLDHPQRDHHDLSALRLVVTGAAVVPLQLVERLRAELRIATVLTAYGLSEAAGIVTMCRRGDPAEVIAATSGRAIPGTELRITGPDGTAQDPGTPGEVWVRGHHVMRGYFEDPEGTARTLTPEGWLRTGDVGVLDGGGNLRITDRIKDMFIVGGFNAYPAEIEQLLGLHPDIADVAVVGIPDPRLGEVGKAYAVRRPGSTLTADDLIAWSRREMANYKVPREVEFVPDLPRNASGKVLKTELRARR, encoded by the coding sequence ATGGACCGAGGCGGCGACCACGAACACACCGGCACGAACGGCTCCGCACCCCCGGCCGGCGTGACCGCGGCCGGCGTGACCGCGGCTGGTGCGACCGGGGGCGGTGCGACCGGGGGCGGTGTGCCCCCGGCCGACGAGGCCCCGGCCGGTGTGGCCGGTGGCGACGGGCTCGCCCGCGGCGTGCGCCCCGACGGGGAGGGGGGCGCCGGCGAGGCGGCCGCCGGCGGGTTCGCCGGCGGGTTCGCCGGTGGGGGCCCGGGCTCCGGTGGGGGCGGTCCCGCCGATCCGCGCGGCGACCTGCGCTGGGGAACCGTCGCCGCCCTCGTGCGGGACGCCGCCCGCCGCCACGCCCGCCGCGAGGCCGTCGTCGACGGCCGTACCCGCCTCGACTACGCCCAGCTCGGCGAACGCGTCGAACGGGCCGCCGCCGCCTGCCTCGCCGCCGGCCTCGAACCCGGCGACCGGGTCGCCGTCTGGGCCCCCAACACCGTCGACTGGATCGTCTCCGCCCTCGGCGCCGTCACCGCCGGCGCGGTCCTCGTCCCCCTCAACACCCGCTTCAAGGGCGCCGAGGCCGCCTACGTCCTCCGGCGCAGCCGCGCCCGCCTGCTGTTCGTCACCGGCACCTTCCTCGGCACCTCCTACGTGGCCTCACTGCGCCGCGCCGCCGCCGAAGGCACCGGCAGCGGGCCGCTGCCCGGCCTGCCCCACCTCGAACAGGTCGTCGTCCTCGCCGACGACGCCCCCGCCGACTTCCGCACCTGGAAGGACTTCCTCGCCGCAGGCGACGACGTGCCGGCCGCCGCCGTCCGCGCCCGCGCCGACGCGATAGCCCCCGACGCCCCCTCCGACATCATCTTCACCTCCGGCACCACCGGCAGCCCCAAGGGCGCCGTCATCACCCACGCCCAGACCCTGCGCTGCTACGCCGTCTGGAGCGAGCTCGCCGGACTGCGCGAGGGCGACCGCTACCTCATCGTGAACCCCTTCTTCCACACCTTCGGCTACAAGGCCGGGATCATCGCCTGCCTGATGCGCGGGGCCACGATGGTCCCCCAGCCCGTCTTCAACGTGGACACCGTCCTCGCCAACATCGCCGCCGAGCGGATCTCCGTCCTCCCCGGCCCGCCCACCCTCCACCAGTCCCTCCTGGACCACCCCCAGCGCGACCACCACGACCTCTCCGCCCTGCGGCTGGTCGTCACCGGGGCCGCCGTCGTCCCCCTCCAGCTCGTCGAACGGCTCCGCGCCGAACTCCGCATCGCCACCGTCCTCACCGCCTACGGCCTCTCCGAGGCGGCCGGCATCGTCACCATGTGCCGCCGCGGCGACCCGGCCGAGGTCATCGCCGCCACCTCCGGCCGCGCCATCCCCGGCACCGAGCTGCGCATCACCGGCCCCGACGGCACCGCCCAGGACCCGGGCACCCCCGGCGAGGTCTGGGTCCGCGGCCACCACGTGATGCGCGGCTACTTCGAGGACCCCGAAGGCACCGCCCGCACCCTCACCCCCGAGGGCTGGCTGCGCACCGGCGACGTCGGCGTCCTCGACGGCGGCGGCAACCTGCGCATCACCGACCGGATCAAGGACATGTTCATCGTCGGCGGCTTCAACGCCTACCCCGCCGAGATCGAGCAACTCCTCGGGCTCCACCCGGACATCGCCGACGTCGCCGTCGTCGGCATCCCCGACCCCCGGCTCGGCGAGGTCGGCAAGGCCTATGCCGTCCGCCGCCCCGGCTCCACCCTCACCGCCGACGACCTGATCGCCTGGTCGCGCCGCGAGATGGCCAACTACAAGGTGCCGCGCGAGGTGGAGTTCGTCCCCGACCTGCCGCGCAACGCGAGCGGCAAGGTACTCAAGACGGAACTCCGCGCCCGCCGCTGA